The DNA sequence ATGCGGGTCAAATATCCGGGTGTCGCGGTGCGGGGCACAAGGTAGCAGATTGCGGTGGAGACGGCGACAGGCGTTAGGCGTTAGGCGTTAGGCGTTAGGCGTGAGGAGTAAAACCTTCTTGGCCACGGAAGCACACGGAAATACACGGAAGAACACGGAAAATTAGGAATGTAAAAGCCCAGGTAGCAACCGCGCAGCTTGCTTGCTGGGATTTTTCAATAATCCTTTTCCGTGTATTTCCGTGTATTTCCGTGTGCTTCCGTGGCTAAAAGAGGGTTTGTCTTTTACGCCTCACGCCTCACGCCTCACGCCTAACGCCTAACGCCTAACGCCTAACGCCTAACGCCTAACGCCTCACTCTCCCCTCACCAGCCGCCCATCACGATAATCCGCCAGGGCCTGTTCGATCTCCTCGCGGGTGTTCATGACGAAGGGGCCATACTGGACGATGGGTTCGCCGATGGGGCGGCCGCTGACCAGGATGAGCCGTGCGCCATCGCCGCCGGCCGTCACCTCCAGGCGCTCGCCTGGGCCGAGCACCGCGAGGTGATGTCGCGGGACCGCCTGCCCCGCGATCGCCGTATCGCCCTCGAAGACATAGACGAATGCGTTGTGGTCGGCATCCGTCGTGCCCTTGTGGAGGAACGGCGTGCCCGGCGCCAGTTCCACATCGAGGTACTGCAGGTGGGTGACCGGATCGTCGATCGGCCCGCGCACGCCGGCATGCGTGCCGGCCAGCACATGCACCCGCACCCCCGGCGCGTCGTGCACCGGGATCGCCTCGGGCGCGATGTCCTGATAAGCGGGCGCGTCCATCTTGCGGGCCGCCGGCAGATTGATCCAGAGCTGGAAGCCACGCATCAGCCCCTCGACCTGACGCGGCATCTCGGAGTGGATCACCCCACTGGCCGCCTTCATCCACTGCGCGCCACCGGTGCGCAGATCACCCTCGCTGCCCATGCTGTCACGGTGCAGCATATGGCCGTCGAGCATGTAGGTCAGGGTGATGAAGCCCCGGTGCGGGTGATCCGGGAAGCCGGCGATATAGTCGTCCGGGTCGTCGCTGGAGAAGTGGTCCAGCAGCAGGAACGGGTCCAGGTTGCGCAGTGCGGGCGTGCCCAGGGTGCGATGCACCGTGACACCCGCGCCCTCGGTGACCTCATGGGCGTCTATCAGCCGGGTGATGCCACGCGCTTCCATAAAACCTCCCCACCTATTGGCGAATGCCTTCCACGGACAGCATCAATTCCACTTCCTGCGAGGCCGGACCGAGATCGCGGGTGATGCCGAAATCGGCGAGCTTGAGCGTGGTCGTGCCGAAGAAACCGGCGCGATAGCCGCCCCACGGATCGTCACCCTGGCCGATGCGTTCGACGTCGATCACGATCGGGCGGGTCACGCCGTGCAAGGTGAAATCGCCGCTCAGCAGCGCCTGGCCGTCGCCCTTGGTCTCGAAGCCGGTGCTGACGAAGCGTGCCTGCGGGAATTTCCTCACATCCAGGAAATCCTTGCCACGCAGATGCTTGTCGCGTTCGGCGTGATTGGAGTCGATACTCGCGGTGTTGATGACGACCTCCACCTTGTTGGCCGCCGGGTTCTCCTCGTCATACGTGAATTTGCCATCAAAGTCGTTGAAGCGGCCGTACAGCCAGCTGTAGCCGAGGTGCTGGATACGGAACTGGATGAAGATGTGCGCCCCTTCGGTGTCGAACACGTACTCGGCGGCCGGCGCGAATGCCGGCAGTGACAGGGCGGCGGCGAGTGCGAGAGCGGGCAGGGATCGTTTGTGCATGGTGTGCTCCTTAAAGACATATGTAAAAAAATGGACCCGAAAATCAGCTCAGTCACGAATGGCGTTTACGTACGCCGGTGTCTTGGAAAAATAGCTACGGAAACGCTTGGTTCCAGGTCAGTGGTTCAGCGGCCGAGCATGCGTCCGAGCGTGCGGTCGCGGTCGATGAAATGGTGTTTCAGGGCGGCCAGCGCGTGCAGTGCGGCCAGTCCGATGAGTGCGTAGGCAAGCAGTTCGTGGATCTCGCCGGCAATGTCCTCCTGATTGTCCAGGCCGCTGATCAGCGCCGGTGCGCTGAACAGGCCGAAGACGTCGATAGGACGGCCGTCGGCGGTGGAGATCAGATAGCCGGCAATCATCATGGTGATCAACAACAGGTACAGCGCTGCGTGCGTGATGCGGCCCAGCCGCCGTTCCCACGGCGCATGGGTGGGTTCCGGCCCGGGTATGGGATCCAGCCACCGCCACGCCAGCCGCAACACCACGGCGATGAGCAGCAGGATGCCGATGCCCTTGTGCAGCTCCGGGCCCCGGTTATACCAGGCATCGTAATAGTCCAGTTCGGTCATCCACAGTCCGAGGATGAACAGACCGATCGTGGCGACCGCCACCAACCAGTGCAGTGCAATGGTGATCAGACCATACTCGGTCGAGGTGTTTCTGAGCATGAGTGTCCGGTCCTTGCGTTGGATATCGGCTGTGTCGCGCGCGACTCCGGCGGCGGTTGCGGGCAGCCGTTCGCCGATCCGCCGCGGCGCTTGGCGGATGGTGTCGCCGCGCAGAACGGTCGGGTTGCCGGGGGTGCACATGCCAATTTCCCGCTACCCCGACGTTTCAGTGGGGAATAGTCTGCACGTTGCCAGTCCTGGGATAAAGAGCTATTGTCTGAACTTACTGTTCTGCAAATGAGAACAATATGGCCCGATTCGAGGAGTTGCAGACCTTCGTGCGTGTGGTGGAGGCCGGTAGCCTGACAGCGGCCGCCGGGCAGCTGGGTATCGCCAAGTCGGCCGTCAGCCGCCGCCTCAGCGAGCTGGAGGGTCGCTTGGGCGCACAGCTCCTGCGGCGCACGACCCGCCGGCTCAGCCTCACCGACACCGGTCGCAGTTATTTCGATCGCGCCCAGCGCATCCTCGCGGACGTGGCGGAGGCGGAGGCGGCGGTGTCGCAGGCGCACGACACCTTGCAGGGGCGGCTGCGGGTGGCGGCACCGTTGTCGTTCGGACTGCTGCACCTGGGGCCGGCCATCACCGAGTTCATGCAATATCACCCGCGGGTCCGGTTCGATCTGGATTTCAACGATCGCCAGGTGGACCTGCTGGCCGAGGATATCGATGTCGCGATCCGCATCGCGCGGCTGGAGGATTCCAGTCTGGTCGCGCGCCGGCTGTGGAGCAGTCGACTGGTGCTGTGCGCGAGTCCCGCGTATCTGCGCGAATACGGGATCCCGGCGACGCCCGCCGATCTCGCCAGCCATCAGGAACTGGTCTACACCAACTCGCCGGGTCCCAGGCAATGGATATTGCATGGCACCGACGATCAGCCGCACCGGGTGCGCGCGCAGGAACGGCTGCGTTCGAACAATGGGGATTTCCTGTGCCGGGCGGCGGTCGCCGGACAGGGTGTGCTGTTGGCGCCGACCTTCATCGTCCACGAACCCTTGCGCAGCGGCGAACTGGTGCCACTGCTGCCGGGCTACACGCATGCGGAGATCTCGGCCTACGCGCTGTACCCACAGACCCGCCACCTGTCACAG is a window from the Gammaproteobacteria bacterium genome containing:
- a CDS encoding YceI family protein, with protein sequence MHKRSLPALALAAALSLPAFAPAAEYVFDTEGAHIFIQFRIQHLGYSWLYGRFNDFDGKFTYDEENPAANKVEVVINTASIDSNHAERDKHLRGKDFLDVRKFPQARFVSTGFETKGDGQALLSGDFTLHGVTRPIVIDVERIGQGDDPWGGYRAGFFGTTTLKLADFGITRDLGPASQEVELMLSVEGIRQ
- a CDS encoding cytochrome b — protein: MLRNTSTEYGLITIALHWLVAVATIGLFILGLWMTELDYYDAWYNRGPELHKGIGILLLIAVVLRLAWRWLDPIPGPEPTHAPWERRLGRITHAALYLLLITMMIAGYLISTADGRPIDVFGLFSAPALISGLDNQEDIAGEIHELLAYALIGLAALHALAALKHHFIDRDRTLGRMLGR
- a CDS encoding pirin family protein gives rise to the protein MEARGITRLIDAHEVTEGAGVTVHRTLGTPALRNLDPFLLLDHFSSDDPDDYIAGFPDHPHRGFITLTYMLDGHMLHRDSMGSEGDLRTGGAQWMKAASGVIHSEMPRQVEGLMRGFQLWINLPAARKMDAPAYQDIAPEAIPVHDAPGVRVHVLAGTHAGVRGPIDDPVTHLQYLDVELAPGTPFLHKGTTDADHNAFVYVFEGDTAIAGQAVPRHHLAVLGPGERLEVTAGGDGARLILVSGRPIGEPIVQYGPFVMNTREEIEQALADYRDGRLVRGE
- a CDS encoding LysR family transcriptional regulator, translating into MARFEELQTFVRVVEAGSLTAAAGQLGIAKSAVSRRLSELEGRLGAQLLRRTTRRLSLTDTGRSYFDRAQRILADVAEAEAAVSQAHDTLQGRLRVAAPLSFGLLHLGPAITEFMQYHPRVRFDLDFNDRQVDLLAEDIDVAIRIARLEDSSLVARRLWSSRLVLCASPAYLREYGIPATPADLASHQELVYTNSPGPRQWILHGTDDQPHRVRAQERLRSNNGDFLCRAAVAGQGVLLAPTFIVHEPLRSGELVPLLPGYTHAEISAYALYPQTRHLSQRVRAFVKFLAERFAGVPYWDRDLPV